The DNA region TCGGTGCCGGCATCGCCATCCATGCCGGCGTCACCGCCGTGCGACGGCTCACCACCAAGGCCGGCCCGCCGAAGCCCCCCGGCGGTGACGGCAATGGCGCGACGGGCACATCCAACTCGACCGCCGGCTGACAGAAGGGGGCATCGCCATGGGCATCCAGACTCCGAACGGCTTCACCCTCGACAACTCCGGCAAGCGCGTCGTCGTCGATCCGGTCACCCGCATCGAGGGCCATCTGCGCGTCGAGGTGAATGTCGACGACCAGAACGTCATCCGCAACGCCGTCTCCACCGGCACGATGTGGCGCGGCATCGAGGTGATCCTCAAGGGCCGCGACCCGCGCGACGCCTGGGCCTTCACCCAGCGCATCTGCGGCGTGTGCACCGGCACCCACGCGCTGACCTCGGTGCGCGCGGTCGAGAACGCGCTCGGCATCGCGATCCCGGAGAACGCCAACACCATCCGCAACATCATGCAGCTGGCCCTGTATGTGCAGGACCATCTGGTGCACTTCTATCACCTGCACGCGCTCGACTGGGTCGATGTGGTGTCGGCGCTGAAGGCCGATCCCAAGGCGACGTCCGAACTGGCGCAGTCGATCTCGCCCTGGCCGATGTCCTCGCCCGGCTACTTCAAGGATCTACAGCTCCGGCTCGCCAAGTTCGTCGAGTCCGGCCAGCTCGGGCCGTTCAAGAACGGCTATTGGGGCCACCCCGCCTACAAGCTGCCGCCCGAAGCGAACCTGATGGCGGTGGCGCACTATCTGGAGGCGCTCGACTTCCAGAAGGAGATCGTCAAGATCCACACCGTCTTCGGCGGCAAGAACCCCCATCCGAACTGGCTGGTCGGCGGCATGCCGTGCTCGATCAATGTCGACGGCGACGGCGCGGTCGGCGCGATCAATATCGAGCGGCTCAATCTCGTCTCGTCGATCATCGACCGTGCGATCGCCTTCATCGACCAGGTCTATCTTCCCGACCTTGCGGCGATCGCCAGCTTCTACAAGGACTGGCTCCACGGTGGCGGACTGTCGTCGAAGGCGGTGATGTCGTACGGCGACATCCCGGAATACGCCAACGACTATTCCGACAAGAGCCTGCTGCTGCCGCGCGGCGTCATCGTCGACGGCAATCTGAAGGAGATCCACCCGGTCGATCTCCACGCGCCCGACCAGATCCAGGAATACGTCGTCCACTCCTGGTACAAGTACCCCGACGAGGCCAAGGGCCTGCATCCCTATGACGGCGTGACCGAGCCGAACTTCGTGCTCGGGCCGAACACCCAGGGAACCCGCACCCATATCGAGGCGATCGACGAGGCAGCGAAATATTCGTGGCTCAAGGCGCCGCGCTGGAAGGGCCATGCCGTCGAGGTCGGGCCGCTCGCGCGCTACATCATCGGCTATGCGCAAGGAAAGCCCGAGTTCAAGGAGCCGGCCGAGAAGCTGCTCACCGATCTCGGCCTGCCGGTCACCGCGCTGTTCTCGACGCTCGGCCGCACCGCGGCGCGCGGCCTGGAATGCCAGTGGGCGGCGCACAAGCTGCGCCATTTCCAGGACAAGCTGGTCGCCTCGATCAAGGCCGGCCGGCTCGACACCGCCAATGTCCAGAACTGGGATCCGGCGACGTGGCCGAAGGCGGCCAAGGGTGCGGGCTTCACCGAGGCGCCGCGCGGCGCGCTGGCGCACTGGATCCGGATCAAGGACACCAAGATCGACAATTACCAGTGCGTGGTGCCGACCACCTGGAACGGCAGCCCGCGCGACGCCAACGGCAATATCGGCGCCTTCGAGGCGGCGTTGCTCGGCACGCCGATGGCCGATCCCAACCAGCCGCTCGAAATCATCCGTACGCTGCATTCGTTCGATCCCTGCCTCGCCTGCTCCACCCACGTGATGAGCGAGGACGGGCAGGAGATGGCGACGGTCACCGTTCGCTGACGCGCGTCCGACGCGTCGTTGGAAACATGGTCATTGGTGTCGAGGGGGAAACCCATGACGCAAGTCAGCGAGCTTGAGGGTCTTACCGGCACGGGCGGGCGCGGCAGTGCCACGGTGGCGCGCGTCGGCACGCTGCAGGGCGCGATCGACAGCCATGGCGAACGCGCCGCCCGCCGCCAGACGGTCTATGTGTATCAGGCGCCGGTGCGGCTGTGGCACTGGGTGACGGCGCTCTGCCTCACGGTGCTGTGCGTCACCGGCTATCTGATCGGCGCGCCGCTGCCGACGCTGTCCGGCGAGGCGAGTAACCACTATCTGATGGGCTATATCCGCTTCGCCCATTTCGCCGCCGGCTACGTGCTGGCGGTCGGCTTCGTGTTTCGGCTCTATTGGGCCTTCGTCGGCAACCGCTATTCCCGCCAGATCTGGATGATCCCGGTGTGGCGGCGGCTGTGGTGGTGGGGCCTGTTCTATGAGCTGAAGTGGTATCTCTTCCTCGTGCGCGATCCGAAGAAATACATCGGCCACAACCCGCTCGGCCACGCGGCGATGTTCACTTACATGATCGTGCTGGCCTTCATGATCTGCACCGGCTTCGCGCTCTATTCGCAGGGCGCGGGCGCCGACAGCTGGCAGGCGGCGATGTTCGGATGGGTGTTCGACATCTGGCCGAACTCGCAGGAGGTCCACACCTGGCACCGTCTCGGCATGTGGTCGATCGTGATCTTCTTCCTGGTCCACGTCTATGCCGCGGTGCGCGAGGACATCCTGTCGCGCCAGAGCATGATCTCGTCGATCGTGTCGGGCGAGCGCGTGTTCCGCGACGACTTCCGGGATTGAGCCGTGAGCGAAGTCACTGCCGTCAAGACGCTGGTTCTCGGCATCGGCAACATCCTGTGGGGCGACGAGGCGTTCGGCGTGCGGGCGGTGGAAGCCTTCCACCGCCGCTACGCGGTGGGAGATGACGTCACGGTGCTCGATGGCGGCACGCAGGGGCTCTACCTCGTCGATGTCGTGCAGGAGGCGCACCAGCTTCTGGTGTTCGACGCCATCGACTATGGGCTCAAGCCCGGCACGCTGAAGATCGTGCGCGACGGCGACGTGCCGAAATTCACCGGCGCCAAGAAGATGAGCCTGCACCAGACCGGCTTCCAGGAGGTACTGAGCGCGGTCGACCTGCTCGGCCGCTATCCGCAGCGGCTCG from Blastochloris tepida includes:
- the cybH gene encoding Ni/Fe-hydrogenase, b-type cytochrome subunit; protein product: MTQVSELEGLTGTGGRGSATVARVGTLQGAIDSHGERAARRQTVYVYQAPVRLWHWVTALCLTVLCVTGYLIGAPLPTLSGEASNHYLMGYIRFAHFAAGYVLAVGFVFRLYWAFVGNRYSRQIWMIPVWRRLWWWGLFYELKWYLFLVRDPKKYIGHNPLGHAAMFTYMIVLAFMICTGFALYSQGAGADSWQAAMFGWVFDIWPNSQEVHTWHRLGMWSIVIFFLVHVYAAVREDILSRQSMISSIVSGERVFRDDFRD
- a CDS encoding HyaD/HybD family hydrogenase maturation endopeptidase; protein product: MSEVTAVKTLVLGIGNILWGDEAFGVRAVEAFHRRYAVGDDVTVLDGGTQGLYLVDVVQEAHQLLVFDAIDYGLKPGTLKIVRDGDVPKFTGAKKMSLHQTGFQEVLSAVDLLGRYPQRLALVGCQPLDLENWGGPLTDPVRSAIGPALEAARDILLGWNVPVRAREEGAAFDGLLAHDIDIAAFERRTAW
- a CDS encoding nickel-dependent hydrogenase large subunit yields the protein MGIQTPNGFTLDNSGKRVVVDPVTRIEGHLRVEVNVDDQNVIRNAVSTGTMWRGIEVILKGRDPRDAWAFTQRICGVCTGTHALTSVRAVENALGIAIPENANTIRNIMQLALYVQDHLVHFYHLHALDWVDVVSALKADPKATSELAQSISPWPMSSPGYFKDLQLRLAKFVESGQLGPFKNGYWGHPAYKLPPEANLMAVAHYLEALDFQKEIVKIHTVFGGKNPHPNWLVGGMPCSINVDGDGAVGAINIERLNLVSSIIDRAIAFIDQVYLPDLAAIASFYKDWLHGGGLSSKAVMSYGDIPEYANDYSDKSLLLPRGVIVDGNLKEIHPVDLHAPDQIQEYVVHSWYKYPDEAKGLHPYDGVTEPNFVLGPNTQGTRTHIEAIDEAAKYSWLKAPRWKGHAVEVGPLARYIIGYAQGKPEFKEPAEKLLTDLGLPVTALFSTLGRTAARGLECQWAAHKLRHFQDKLVASIKAGRLDTANVQNWDPATWPKAAKGAGFTEAPRGALAHWIRIKDTKIDNYQCVVPTTWNGSPRDANGNIGAFEAALLGTPMADPNQPLEIIRTLHSFDPCLACSTHVMSEDGQEMATVTVR